A genome region from Desulfobacteraceae bacterium includes the following:
- a CDS encoding class I SAM-dependent methyltransferase, producing the protein MLTVDFERLDIRPGHRILDIGCGSGRHTAAAAAYPGITVIGVDRSPSAIREAAKRLFYHQGIGLCRGRWQTLAADIGALPFGDACFDLVICSEVLEHMPDDQAAVAEIARVLKPGMNLVVSVPRCYPEALCWTLSREYRSAKGGHLRIYRSGALRRLLTKAGLTLWARHWAHSLHTPYWWLKCLVGPGRTDVVAVNGYHRLLVWDLMRKPRLSRLLERLLNPVLGKSLVLYLKKSLPAPDPAGPAALEAARLDFR; encoded by the coding sequence ATGCTCACGGTCGACTTTGAGCGCCTGGACATCCGGCCCGGCCACCGCATCCTCGATATCGGCTGCGGCAGCGGCCGCCACACCGCTGCGGCCGCAGCTTATCCCGGCATCACGGTAATAGGCGTCGACCGCAGCCCGTCAGCGATCCGGGAGGCCGCTAAACGGCTCTTCTATCACCAAGGGATCGGCCTATGCCGTGGGCGCTGGCAGACGCTTGCAGCCGACATCGGCGCCCTGCCCTTCGGCGACGCCTGCTTCGACCTGGTGATCTGCTCCGAAGTCCTGGAGCACATGCCCGACGACCAGGCCGCGGTCGCTGAAATCGCGCGGGTCCTCAAGCCGGGCATGAACCTCGTGGTCAGCGTGCCGCGCTGCTACCCCGAGGCGCTCTGCTGGACCCTGTCCAGGGAATACCGCAGCGCCAAAGGCGGGCATCTGCGCATCTACCGTTCCGGGGCGCTTCGCCGGCTGCTGACAAAGGCCGGCCTGACGCTCTGGGCGCGGCACTGGGCCCACAGCCTGCACACGCCCTACTGGTGGTTGAAGTGTCTGGTGGGACCCGGCCGGACCGATGTGGTGGCAGTCAACGGCTACCACCGCCTGCTGGTCTGGGACCTGATGCGAAAACCGCGGCTCAGCCGACTGCTGGAGCGGCTGCTGAACCCCGTGCTGGGAAAAAGCCTGGTGCTCTATCTCAAAAAAAGCCTCCCCGCCCCTGACCCGGCCGGCCCCGCTGCGCTTGAAGCCGCACGCCTCGATTTCCGATAG
- a CDS encoding glycosyltransferase family 4 protein yields the protein MACPKPLRIGLISYRSNPHCGGQGVYVKNLSRALTDLGHNVTVISGPPELALDADIPLQRLPCLDLYNPENPFRVPSLRELADPVNLIEWIGVATTGFPEPFTFGLRAYRFLRRRLGDFDVIHDNQSLSYGISLIARRVPTVVTIHHPISVDRAVAIHSAQSFPQKLKSLRWHSFIGMQRRVAPRFARIITVSRHSRRDIAREFKVPADRFRVIPNGISTRQFHPLPGVERAPNRLIVTNSADIPLKGLRFLLEAVAAIAPKHPIRLVVVGTPNENGTVAELIRRLGIAERVHFTGRIADAEYVRQYARATLAVVPSVYEGFGLPVGEAMACGVPVISTTGGGLPEVVGDAGILVPPADPLALAQAITALLKDPRRARALGEAGYRRVQAVFTWERAAAQTAAVYREVIDAHGRL from the coding sequence ATGGCGTGCCCAAAGCCCCTTCGAATCGGCCTGATCAGTTACCGCAGCAACCCCCACTGCGGCGGCCAAGGGGTCTATGTCAAAAACCTGAGCCGGGCGCTGACCGACCTGGGGCACAACGTGACGGTTATTTCAGGCCCCCCCGAGCTTGCCTTGGACGCCGACATTCCGCTGCAGCGTCTGCCTTGCCTGGACCTCTACAACCCTGAAAACCCGTTCCGTGTTCCTTCCCTGCGGGAACTGGCCGACCCGGTCAATCTGATCGAGTGGATCGGCGTCGCCACCACCGGATTTCCCGAACCTTTCACCTTCGGGTTGCGGGCCTATCGATTTTTGCGACGGCGGCTGGGGGACTTCGACGTGATCCACGACAACCAGAGCCTGTCCTACGGCATCTCCCTGATCGCCCGGCGGGTGCCGACGGTGGTTACCATCCACCACCCCATCAGCGTCGATCGCGCGGTGGCGATCCATTCGGCGCAGAGCTTCCCCCAAAAGCTCAAAAGCCTGCGCTGGCACTCATTCATCGGTATGCAGCGGCGGGTGGCGCCCCGGTTTGCCCGCATCATCACCGTCTCCCGCCACTCCCGGCGGGATATCGCCCGCGAATTCAAGGTGCCCGCCGACCGTTTCCGGGTGATCCCAAACGGCATCAGCACCCGCCAATTTCACCCCCTGCCCGGCGTGGAGCGCGCGCCAAACCGGCTCATCGTCACCAACAGTGCGGACATCCCGCTCAAAGGTCTCCGTTTTCTTTTGGAGGCGGTCGCCGCCATCGCCCCAAAGCACCCCATCCGCTTGGTGGTGGTCGGCACGCCGAACGAGAACGGCACCGTCGCAGAATTGATCCGGCGGCTGGGGATTGCCGAGCGGGTCCACTTCACCGGCCGCATCGCGGACGCCGAGTATGTCCGCCAATATGCCCGCGCCACCCTGGCCGTGGTGCCGTCGGTCTACGAGGGTTTCGGTTTGCCGGTCGGGGAAGCCATGGCCTGCGGGGTCCCGGTGATCAGCACGACCGGGGGGGGGCTACCGGAGGTGGTGGGGGATGCCGGCATCCTGGTGCCCCCGGCCGACCCGCTGGCCCTCGCCCAGGCCATCACCGCCCTGCTGAAGGACCCCCGGCGCGCCCGCGCCCTGGGGGAGGCGGGCTACCGCCGGGTTCAGGCGGTTTTCACCTGGGAGCGCGCCGCCGCCCAGACGGCGGCGGTTTACCGGGAGGTAATCGATGCTCACGGTCGACTTTGA